The nucleotide window GAAAAATTGATAAGCACGTCCCATGTCGATTTTGTGAAACTCAGTCCACAATATTATCATACATTTTTTATTGAAATGAACAAGAGATTGCAAATAAAATCTCTAGTCAAAACTCATCACATATAGTGCCAATTGAGATTCATAGACTTCAATTGAGGGTATTGTGGACACGGAATAGTTGGCCATCTCCCTTCAGCTGCAAGATAAGATATAGTCATCAATGCGTTCCTTCAGTGTTCGTTACATTCGGGCTAGCAGCTGTAAGAACATTACGCAGTCTCCTCTATGAGCATGCCTCAGTTTCTTCACAGGCAGAAAATTCGTTGTGATTGCTGTACAGAATTGACGGACCAGGAACACTTGTTATAGACATAGTACACTTGCGTTTAACGCTAGCTGAGGATGACCCAGGTTTTCCGCAGGAAGTGGGGACAAGGATTTGACATTTGACATGCCATATCGCCCATGTGATTTGACATTTATTTCTATTCTTCACCATTTATTATATAGTTTCTCCCCCAGTTGTCGCTACCAGCTTTGCTCTCTCAACAGAAAACGCCGACGAATAAATAAAAAAGTACTGGGTCGCAATTTTCTCAGCTATATCTGCCGGCATTTGCGGAGTGCCGTGAAGACGAAGGACTTCTCATTGCATTAATCTACACGGAGTAATGGCCGCAAAATAAGATTTATGCCGGCTGATCGTTGAATAGAAGTCAACAGAAGAAATTATTAATCTTTCGATGCACAATAAAAAGAATTATCCAGATATACACATTGAATTATCAGCGCATAATGGATAGATTTACAACTTTATGATGATCTGAAtataatcacaaaaaaaaatattcaCGTTTCATGATATTAATACTGACCATTGATATAAATCGTTTTGTGTGTTTTCTAATGAAGAGGGGAAAACGTTAATTTCAACgtatgttcttttttttttttctttcataaaTTGGCTGTTATCTTCACAATTTATTTTAACTTCCTTTAAAGATAACCCTTCAAACCTGTAACTCTCAACAAACACACCTCATCATAGGTAATAGGTGCCTCCTGGACACATTAGGGCAAACCGTGCCCCTTGGACATGCCCTGTCATGGGCGAACTACCAAAATAtaaatgtcaaaaaaaaaaaaaaaactaccaaaATATAAAAGTCATAATCGGTGGAAAAAACAAAATGAACGCTGTCCATACTTTTTGTCCTGCCTAGCTTGTAGATGCTTTTTTTCGGGGTTTTCTGTAGAGATAAATAATTGGCAATGTCGCCGGTGGTGGTTTCCCTGCTATCGATACCTGGGGGTTTACGTGGCGGCTGTCGGTTAAAGCGGCTCTCCAGCacccaaaaataaataaataaataaataattgacaaattaaaaaagaaaaatttAAGTTCACAGAACGTAATTGAACAGGTTGCCGCTCCAGAAGAATCGAGATAGGAATTATACTGTAGTCGAACCAAAACAAGTTTCATGGATAACCTGGTAAATGTACTTGAGCCCGAGGAAGCAATTTTTGCTCAGGAGGCCATTAGACCATGCTCTTCTTCTTTCATGGCATCGAGTTCTCGGGTTTCTCAGAGACCTCAACTAATCCAATCGGGTAACGGTAGTCTCCCGGTTTCGCTACAGCTGGATAGTCATCGAGATGAAAATTGCCTTCGCTAGGCCTTGACctgatcatgcttcatcaaacataGTACAGTGTCGAATCATTTAATTTCTCCAGATGATGATAGTTTTGCCATCGGTCCCTAACACAAAAAGCAACGCAAAGCTATACGATGGATAGCTTCAATTGCACTGAAAAGTACTGAAGTTAACATGACAGTTTTACTATGATTTTATGGTTGCTCCAAGTCTAACTAATACTACACATTCAATTCAATGACATTTCAAGAAACACCTGGGGCGTGCATGTTTATGTTCTTTTTTTCTGTTCATGAACAGATTTTCTGTTTTTTTGTTCTTGGGAAATAAAGAAAAGAACAAATCGCGTTTGTTTGCATTTTTGTTCAAAATCTGTTTTTTTGTTCCGAGAAGAAAATTAGAACAGAAATAATAAACAAAAACAAAATTGTTTTTTTTGTTCCAAAAATACTTTTGAAAAACAAATTTTCAGCCGTTGAGGGCTGGCGAACTTGCCGGAGGGTCGCTGGTCCCTAGCGAGGCCGAGCTCGCCCAGCCACCGGCGAGACTCAACCTTACCAGATCTAGGCTCGCCCAGCCAAGGCGAGGCTGAGCCTCACTGGCGCGAGGTGAGGCGAGGCCACTGGCCCTCATCGGTCAATTGCTGGCCATGGCCGAGGCCAGCGACCatccaaaaaaagaaaaaaaaaagaaaataaaaaggaaaaagaaaataaaatattaaaaaattaaaagaaaaaaaaaagaatacaAACTTACTAAATGTGTTTCTATTCATTTTTTATTCCCGGAACAAGTTTACTAAACGCGTCTTTCTGGTCAAAAATTGTTTTCCAGAACATAAATAGTTTTTTCTATTTTTGTTCCCTGGAATAATTTTTTAATAGAAACATAAACAAACGCGCCCCTAGTGTGAAAATGATTTGAAGTGAGATCAATGTGATGTAACCATCATTCGAATAAGGGTTATTGTAAAAAATCTCCTTATTGCTACAGTATATTATCCTTCACTTGAATAAATTTAAGATGTATTGTTTACTTTCTCAGGTAACTAATTACTTACTATGCTTTCACTCTAAAAAAATTTTATGCCGACATTGTTGACAAATTAAACAATTATCCGTTCATCCTAAAGCTCCACCAGAATTTTGCGTACGGGCGAAAAGTATGAGTAACATAGAGGCAACTGAAATATTGGCTTTTAAATGTGGGATCAACTCGAACTCTGGATAAGTTCGCCggccttattttttatttttttttagtgaAGGCATATACATGGGGAAGAGCAAGAGAAAGTCATTGGAAGGCGTTGAAATGAGAAGTCATCCTCTCTTCACCCTCTTGGACCCTTCTATGGTCTTTCTTTCCGTGCTAGGCTTGTCAAATGCAGGTGATACATTAAGTTCAGGTCAGTCCATTAGTGATGGAGAGACACTAGTTTCTTCAAGCCAAAACTTTGAGCTTCGCTTCTTCTCTCCTGGCAACTCCAGGAACAGATACTTGGGAATATGGTACAAGATCACTTACGAGACCGTCGTGTGGGTCGCCAACGGGAACAACCTGCTTGCCGATTCAAATGGCACTCTCGCAATTCCTAATGGTGGAGCACTTGTTCTTCTAAACCAGCCAAACAGTGTAGTCTGGTCTTCATATTCCTTGGGAACACTTATCCTGTTGCTCGGCTTTTGAACCTGCGAAATCTAGTTCTTAGAGAGAATAGCAGTTCGAGTTTCGATGAATATTCGAGGCAAAGCTTCGATTACCCATCTGACACGCAATCGGCTGGTATGAACATCGGGATGAACTTGGCAACTGGTTTAGAGAGGTACCTGACTTCCTGGAGAAGCGTAGATGATCCGTCCCCCGAAGATTATATGTACAGACCAAACATTCAGGGGTTGCCACAATGGGAATTAGTCTAGACAGACTCGGTAATAAAGTTTTGGATGGGACCGCAGAATGGAGCTCAATTCAGCGGTGCTTCGTGGAAGTAACTTCAGTCTCCAAGCCTGCACTAATTTACAATGCAAGAGAGATATATTTCACATATGAGCCTCCGTCAAGTGGACTCGTTACAAGAGTCACATTAAACCAGTCTGGATTACTACGACGACTAGTGTATATGAATTGGAGCACTGCGTGGGATATTATGTAATAATTCCAAATGATTTATGTGACAATTATGTGAAGTGTGGTGCCAATGGTTTCTGCAGAATTAACCAGGCTCCGATATGCGAATGCTTACATGAGTACACCCCCAAGTCACTGGAGGAATGGGACGTGCTTAACTGGTCTTCGGGTTGTGTGAGATTACTATCCCTTAATTGTTCAAATGGGGAGGGCTTCTTGAAACGTTCGGGGGTGGAAACTTTCTGGGGTGAAACTGCCTGAACTGATAGATTTCTCGTTAGACAAGAACATGAGCCTCGGTGATTGCAAGGCTGAGTGCTTAAAGAATTGTTCCTGTGTAGCTTATGCTAATTCCTATGTTACAGGAGGTAGTAGTGGCTGCCTAATGTGGTTTGGTGACCTAACTGATATTAGAGAATTTCAAGAAGTTCACTATGAGCAGGATATATTCGTACGACTACCAGCTTCTGAACTAGGTACGTCCATCTTCAAACTAGCAGAGCTGATCTTACTGTAGCCCTTAGTCTATAATATGGTTATGTGTGGATATTTCATACTCTTGTAACCTGCAATTTGTTCCTGCTTCATTTAATTCGTTCGGCTTGTTTTTTTTCCCTTCCACGTGATCATGAATGCAGACCCTTTGCTTATTTAACAGAATCTCGGGTAACATAACTAATGTCCTCCATTTTCCTCTATCTAGATGCAATCCAAAGGCCCAACAAAAAGAAAAGATTGATCATCATAGGGATTCCAGCCATTTTGGGATTTTTCCTTCTGGCCATGGCAATTTGGGTGATCTACAAGAGGAGAAGACTGAAGGCGAGAGGTAAACCTACTTACCAACAAAATCCAGTTTCATTTCATTAAATAGGCTAGATCAATTTCTGTTTCAAGTCGATGCTATATTGTTGTCCTGTTATGTCTGATTTTCATATTATTAGGTTGGGGAAGTGGAAAGGATGATTTTGACTTGCCGTTATATGATTTTGCTATGATTGCTGCTGCTACTGACAATCTCTCTCGGAGAAATATGATCGGGGAGGGCAGCTTTGGCCCTGTCTACAAGGTAAGCTGTGTACAGTCTGTAGCTAAGTGCTCATGTAAGAGGCACAGAAATAATTGAAATATTGATTATGCAGGGCAATCTTTTGGTGGATCAAGAACTAGCGGTAAAGAGGCTGTCAAAGAATTCCGGACAAGGCCTTGAAGAGTTTATGAACGAAGTGGTTCTGAGTGCAAAACTTCAGCACAGGAATCTCATAGGACTTGTGGGCTGATGCACTGAAAGAACGGAAAGAATTTTGATTTATGAATATATGACTGATGGAAGCTTAGAACATTTCATTTTTGGTATGACGCTCTCGATCTCAGTCTGTTCTAATAAGCTCTGTAGCACGTACAGTAAATTGACGTAGCAAGAAGTGCAAAGATCAGTCACTTGAAGCTTTCGTGTCATTTTGCAATGTGCAGATCAAGATAAAAGCTTCTTGTAGGCATGGGATAGAAGATCTGACATTGTTATGGGAATTGCACGAGGACTTCTGTATCTCCACCAAGATTCAAAACTTCAAATTATTCAGAGACTTAAAGGCGAGCAACATTTTGCTAGACGCCAATCTAAATCCTAAAATCTCAGACTTTGGCTTGGCTAGGATCTCCGGTGGTGATGTAAAAGAAGCAAAAACTAGCAGTGATGCGAACCTAGTAAGTTCATGATTCTGTTGTGAGTGCCTGAGCTAGTGCTTTAGAGAACTAATGCACAAATGATCTGCTTACTGCAGCGGCTATATGTCCGCAGAGTATACTTTTGATGGGAAGTTTTCCATGAAATCCGACGTATTTGGCTTTGGAGTGCTCATATTAGCAATTGTAAGTGGTATAAAGAATAGAGGATTCTGCCATCCTTCTTGGGCACGTGAGTTGGGCTAGAAGAGAACATTGCTTGTGCTTTCTTGGTGCAAGTAACTATGTCTGATTCATACAGATATATTAACATAGTTTCTTCTTTCAATGACATGCAAGCTAGCTTACCGGTATAATTTGAATTGTAATAGGTATGGTTGCTTTGGACCCAAGGTAGGGCGTTAGAAACTCTCGATGAATCCTTGTGCGACTCTGCCATTGAGCCTCAAGTAGAAAGATGCATCCATGTCGAGTTGTCGTGCGTCCAAAAGTTTCCTACAAACAGGCCAGCCATGTCCACAGTTGCTTCCATGCTGGGAAGCGAAGGAAAGGTTCTGCCCCAACCAAAGCAACCGGGTTTCTTCATGGAAAGAAGCCCCGAAAACTCATGTTCAGCTTCAACAAGGgaagattattatacagacaatgCAGTGAGCATCACAATGCCGGCAGCCCGATAGACACTTCATCATCTGATAATGAGGTTCTATCCCCAACATGAGAAAAACGAGACTTAATTAGCATTTTAATGCCCTCCAAGGTCATTTCTGTATGTCTAGATTTTATTCTTGCTGTATACTAGATTAGAACATCTTGTCAATACTGCCAGAGCGGGATTAGGTAACCAACAGAGCAACGATGAAAGTGAGACTGGATAAACACACTGTTGGATAGCTGGCCACTGAACTAAAAGTCTGATGCAATGGTCTACGACAGTTTCCGCAAAACTTCAGTGATGACTGATGAGACCCCACAAAATAGTCTTACGTAAGGTTTATCCAACCATGTGACGACCCAACCGAGCTCCCCAATTGCCAGAAAACTATTGCTCATTTATCACATGTGGTCTAAAGACCAGTATTCAATCGCAGAACTGCGATGTGGTCAAAAGACTCAAAACGTGTCCTAATCCCAGGAAATTGCAAAGAAAATGAAGGAAGACAAAAGGCTACCAATCTAAGAAACGTTAAAAAGTAACCTGCTCCCATAGACATTGCACTTCAAACGCAATTTTGCCTCCTTGTGAAGGAAAGAAGCCGGATAAGACAGCAATGTCGGCTAAGTCTCCCAACGTTCCCATCTCTTGAGAAAGCAAAAGAGAATCGCAATAAGAAAAGATTGGAAGGAGCCTCCTCAGCACAAAACCAAAACGAGTAGACCGGTTAAAAGTCAACCATTGACTCCTTCAATGAACAAGTTTCCCCATCAGGCCATCCTCGAGAATGCATGAGCTTTCCATCATTGACCCTTTAAAACTCCGCGGTCCGCTTTTAAAGCAGCGATTGAAACACGTGAAAATGCTAGGCATTACACGCCACAGAAAAGTAAAAAAAGGGAAAAGCCAAAAGAACAAGGAATAATAGTGGTTTCCCATGGAAAATACTATATTCTTTTGGAATTTCATTGTTCACTACAGCTCAGATCAAATTCTTTccatatctgataaatcaacaactaaatttcggatgCTGCAAAATGAAAgtgaaaaagagaaaaagaaaagtcAGGAAATTGCACCGACGCCAACCCAAAAATGAGTAAGTACCGGTGAAAAAAGGAAACGGATGTGTGATGAATGCAAATACGACATTATGACATTATTTTAAAGACCCAGTTAATaaaattaaattttttatttttcggCCGCCCGCATGAGCTCACCCATGTCCGAAGGAAAGCAAAGGAACTTCCCTTCCACCTTCCAAGAAACCAGCCTCTCAGACCCAAAGCGACCGACCTGCTGTACCTTAGTTGTCTTCCATGGGCGCTCCCTTCTCGGAACTTCCGTTGACCCTTTACCCATCTATATGTACTCCCACTCCCCCAACGCCTCCTTCATCACCCATCTTCCCCAACCTCCCAAAGCTTCGATCTTTCAGcagaaagtttgaatctttctcttCAAGCTCTTGTCTTTTCGATCTCCAATGGCGTCCCAGAGAGCCGAGTCGAGCTTCCACGACTTCCTGCCCACCATGGCCGACAAACTGGGCGGCGAGGGCCTGATCGGGGAGCTGTGTAATGGGTTCAATCTCTTGATGGACAGCGATAAAGGGGTCATCACGTTCGAGAGCCTCAAGAAGAACTCCGCCCTCCTGGGGTTGCAGGACTTGAGCGACGATGATCTGCGGTCTATGATGAGGGAAGGCGACTTCGACGGGGACGGCGCGCTCAGTCAGATGGAATTCTGCGTCTTGATGTTCAGATTAAGCCCCGAGCTGATGGAGGAGTCGGAGTTTCTGTTGGAGGAGGCTCTTCGGAAGGAGTTCTGAGGATTTTCTTGATTTTCCCTTTTGTTTGTCTGACTCTTATTGACCCGTCATACACTGCTCTTGTTGTATTCTTAATTGCTTACCGATTCTTGATCCGCCATGGAATTGTTCAGACAAAAAATAGAATAAACGGATTTACAGTATGATTAACTTTGAGCAGCTCCTCTTTTTTCCTGGATTTTGTTTTGTGCGCGTGTGGGCGCCTGTGTGATCGTCTGGCGGCACATGATTTGGACATCCCTAACCTTGAAATGGAGTTCTATTTCAACTTGGACTCAGTTGCTGAACTGCAGTTTTTATGAAAGATCAATGAGCAATTGAGCCATTAAATGATATATAAGCGACTTATCGGTTATAAAGTGCCAATTTTCCGGATGATGAAAGAAATAAATTCAAAGTTCCTACTGACTTTTATTAGACAGAGCTAGTGTTGATTTGGCATTTATTAAGTTTGCTGCAATTTTGCAATCAGGAATTGTCATTCCTTTAGTTGCCTCGAGTTTTGCATTCTCCTTGTTGATTCTTGATCATTCTGAGGGGAAAACGGGCGATGTGTCATTCTTACAGCCAAAAGGATGATCATTAGATGAAGCTACAACAGTAGAAATGGTCCTGAAGGTATCCTATTGTGCATCTTGTTGTTCCTCTTATAGTTCTTGAAGAATCCGGTTTAATGCTTGCTTAGAATTGATGTTAGTCCCTTCTGGCCTCACGTTACACGCGTGTGTCACGGGCCGATCGATTGGGATTATGACCACGGATGAGTCGCAGTTGACTCCGGGGAACCCCTCAGATCGACCTTCTTTCGGCTTGTGACACGTGACTGATGCTTTTATCTGTC belongs to Rutidosis leptorrhynchoides isolate AG116_Rl617_1_P2 unplaced genomic scaffold, CSIRO_AGI_Rlap_v1 contig222, whole genome shotgun sequence and includes:
- the LOC139882049 gene encoding calcium-binding protein KRP1-like, whose translation is MASQRAESSFHDFLPTMADKLGGEGLIGELCNGFNLLMDSDKGVITFESLKKNSALLGLQDLSDDDLRSMMREGDFDGDGALSQMEFCVLMFRLSPELMEESEFLLEEALRKEF